A window from Synechococcus sp. RSCCF101 encodes these proteins:
- a CDS encoding bifunctional diguanylate cyclase/phosphodiesterase gives MAENIFQQEGFRYVFNALGTASIICRKSSEDDSVIIAAINQAALNCQGISRIRAIGRKFANVFNTEGNADVINALKAALDQGQKTFIPARQYAGENVCAWREFTIAPLTSDSCIVEINSLDPRCVASLASDSVESNRRYSLLAEATLEGVWEWDIREDRVFLSDRWMKTLGYGFKELESSLDGWMRLIPGPHSTRIRQELLHSLQDESDTFQSEYPLVHRDGHLVWVLNRAIKFRDGEGVVSRVLGVHIDISRIKKAEQELSQKEEHTRLAMKAGKMGSWSGEVEDGSITSIFWSEEVEGLMGMEKGGFGGEVSDIAAAVHAEDRQRWVDNVEAFVAGKADHDIIFRVPSTSETNRWLHAIGKYFKDDNGDVYHLAGVVQDITQYKADQRKIEQAAVVFNNTMEGVLVTDLDACIIDFNSAAESISGFKRDEVLGRNPRIFQSGRHAKTFFVEMWSTLRSTGSWKGEVWNRKKDGTIYPSLLSINSILDDQSVLTGYVGVFSDVTWLKEAKDRLQFLANHDPLTGLPNRLLFDAILRKRLERPSRLQEGSNLAVIYFDLDNFKTVNDTAGHLQGDQLLRQVADRLIRRLRTCDTVARVGGDEFVILLDDLSSPDVASEIASKLRLCMQEPFIVGQERIYTTASMGIAVYPDNGATYLDLMNNADKALYKAKQLGRNTFRAYDSRIGESTELAASLTHEIGFAVDSGQIKLVYQPQICLATNRLIGFEALARWSHPVRGQIPPDVFIPIAEQTGLIHELGEFILRSACSQAREWLNSGLPLGYIAVNAAGSQIQHRGFSNVVEHMLDRYHLPAKFLELEVTESFMMKGIETAVEQLEYLKQAGVTTSIDDFGTGYSSLAYLQALPVSRIKLDQSFVSGLPDDANCLAVCDAVISMAKSLGLEVVAEGIENQSQARLLHSKGCAVGQGYYFSRPVAPEAAALMLADFASPLGEEIDQSTH, from the coding sequence ATGGCGGAGAACATTTTCCAGCAAGAGGGTTTCAGATATGTATTTAACGCTCTCGGAACGGCGAGCATAATTTGCAGGAAGAGCTCAGAAGATGACTCAGTCATTATTGCTGCAATCAATCAGGCCGCACTGAATTGCCAGGGTATATCTAGGATTCGAGCAATCGGGAGAAAGTTCGCAAATGTGTTTAACACGGAAGGCAACGCCGATGTCATCAATGCGCTCAAGGCTGCGCTTGATCAGGGTCAGAAAACATTTATTCCAGCCAGGCAGTATGCTGGTGAGAATGTATGTGCGTGGCGAGAGTTTACGATCGCACCGCTAACATCGGATAGCTGCATTGTTGAAATCAATTCGCTTGACCCGAGGTGCGTAGCTTCGCTTGCATCAGATTCGGTTGAAAGCAACAGACGATATTCTCTTCTTGCAGAGGCGACACTTGAAGGGGTCTGGGAATGGGATATCAGGGAGGACAGGGTATTTTTGTCAGACCGCTGGATGAAGACACTAGGATATGGCTTCAAGGAACTTGAGTCGAGCCTCGATGGTTGGATGAGGCTGATTCCTGGACCGCACAGCACGAGGATCAGGCAGGAGCTTCTCCATTCGCTGCAGGATGAATCAGATACATTTCAGTCTGAGTACCCATTGGTTCACCGAGATGGCCATCTAGTATGGGTATTGAATCGTGCGATCAAGTTTAGAGATGGAGAAGGTGTAGTCTCTCGTGTTTTAGGTGTACATATTGACATCTCACGGATCAAGAAAGCCGAGCAAGAACTATCTCAAAAAGAGGAGCATACACGGCTCGCAATGAAGGCAGGGAAGATGGGCTCTTGGTCCGGGGAGGTTGAAGATGGAAGCATCACATCTATCTTCTGGTCAGAGGAGGTCGAAGGCTTGATGGGAATGGAAAAGGGTGGCTTTGGAGGTGAGGTTAGCGATATTGCAGCCGCCGTTCATGCAGAGGACAGACAACGGTGGGTTGATAATGTCGAAGCTTTTGTTGCTGGAAAAGCGGACCATGACATCATTTTTCGCGTTCCCTCCACATCGGAGACAAACCGATGGCTTCATGCGATAGGCAAGTATTTTAAGGACGACAACGGAGATGTCTATCATCTTGCAGGCGTAGTGCAAGATATCACACAGTACAAAGCCGACCAGAGGAAGATCGAACAAGCTGCCGTGGTGTTTAATAACACGATGGAGGGCGTTCTGGTGACTGATCTAGATGCCTGCATTATCGATTTCAACTCTGCAGCTGAATCGATCTCAGGATTCAAGCGCGATGAAGTTCTTGGCAGAAATCCCAGGATATTTCAGTCTGGAAGACACGCCAAAACGTTCTTTGTTGAGATGTGGTCGACGCTTCGATCAACAGGTTCGTGGAAGGGAGAAGTGTGGAATAGGAAGAAAGACGGAACGATCTATCCCTCATTGTTGAGCATCAACTCCATTCTCGATGATCAGAGTGTGCTTACAGGTTATGTTGGCGTCTTCTCGGATGTTACCTGGCTCAAAGAGGCGAAGGACCGGCTTCAGTTCCTGGCCAACCACGATCCCTTAACTGGTTTGCCTAATCGATTGCTATTCGATGCAATACTTAGGAAGAGGCTAGAGCGACCAAGCCGGCTTCAGGAAGGAAGTAACCTTGCAGTGATCTACTTTGACCTGGATAACTTTAAGACAGTCAATGATACGGCGGGTCATCTTCAGGGAGATCAGCTTCTACGGCAAGTAGCAGATAGGCTCATTCGGAGACTTCGGACATGCGACACTGTGGCTCGCGTAGGCGGCGACGAGTTCGTGATACTACTTGATGATCTTTCGTCTCCTGATGTGGCGAGTGAAATTGCATCAAAACTTCGATTGTGCATGCAAGAACCTTTCATTGTAGGCCAGGAACGCATTTATACAACTGCCAGCATGGGGATTGCAGTTTATCCAGACAACGGGGCAACATATCTCGACCTAATGAACAACGCAGACAAGGCTCTATATAAAGCCAAGCAGCTAGGTCGCAATACATTCCGTGCCTATGACTCACGAATTGGAGAGTCGACTGAGCTGGCTGCCTCTCTGACTCATGAGATTGGCTTTGCCGTCGATAGTGGCCAGATTAAGCTTGTCTATCAGCCTCAGATATGTCTAGCTACGAATCGACTTATTGGTTTTGAAGCACTAGCCCGCTGGAGTCATCCTGTGAGAGGACAGATACCACCCGATGTATTTATCCCAATTGCTGAACAAACTGGATTGATCCACGAGCTTGGGGAGTTTATCTTGCGATCTGCTTGTTCTCAGGCAAGGGAATGGCTAAATAGTGGTTTGCCTTTGGGTTATATCGCCGTGAATGCCGCTGGATCACAAATTCAGCACAGGGGCTTCTCGAATGTGGTCGAGCATATGCTGGATCGTTACCATCTGCCAGCGAAGTTCCTGGAACTTGAAGTGACGGAGAGTTTCATGATGAAAGGAATTGAAACTGCCGTAGAGCAGCTGGAGTACTTGAAACAAGCTGGTGTAACAACCAGCATTGACGACTTTGGTACCGGCTACTCTTCGCTCGCCTATCTTCAGGCTTTGCCTGTTTCTCGAATCAAGCTTGATCAATCATTTGTCTCAGGTCTGCCCGATGACGCAAACTGTCTTGCAGTATGTGATGCAGTCATTTCGATGGCTAAGTCTCTCGGTCTTGAGGTTGTTGCTGAGGGTATAGAGAATCAGTCCCAAGCAAGATTGCTGCATTCCAAAGGCTGCGCTGTAGGCCAAGGTTACTATTTCAGTAGGCCGGTCGCCCCTGAGGCTGCTGCGTTGATGCTAGCCGACTTTGCATCCCCGCTAGGCGAAGAGATAGATCAATCGACGCACTAA
- a CDS encoding ISAs1 family transposase — protein sequence MLTVKANQRTLHRQIRSQFQGKRRIPFTATDHELGHGRDITWSIRAKEAPAHIKENWPGSAWIVEVSATGSRQGKPFQATHRFITSLRTPPKALLQLVRDRWSLESWHWIRDTQLREDNHRYGGNGAGVMATLRTAALNLLRLAGFRSVREGLQAVMHDITALLAMVRQTPGAAMP from the coding sequence CTGCTGACGGTCAAAGCCAACCAGCGGACGCTGCATCGTCAGATCCGCAGCCAATTCCAGGGGAAGCGCCGGATCCCTTTCACCGCAACGGATCACGAGCTTGGCCATGGCCGTGACATCACCTGGAGCATCCGGGCGAAAGAGGCACCCGCTCACATCAAGGAGAACTGGCCCGGCAGTGCCTGGATCGTGGAGGTGAGCGCCACCGGCTCCCGCCAGGGCAAGCCGTTTCAGGCCACCCACCGGTTCATCACCAGTCTGCGCACCCCTCCAAAAGCCCTGCTGCAACTGGTCCGTGACCGCTGGAGCCTGGAAAGCTGGCACTGGATCCGGGACACCCAGCTCAGAGAAGACAACCACCGCTACGGCGGCAATGGCGCCGGGGTGATGGCCACCCTGCGCACCGCGGCACTCAACCTCCTGCGACTGGCTGGATTCCGCTCCGTCCGCGAGGGACTCCAGGCCGTGATGCACGACATCACCGCGCTTTTGGCGATGGTCCGGCAGACACCGGGAGCAGCGATGCCATGA
- a CDS encoding transposase family protein has translation MPQIASDATDLDLITYLRAIPDARMRRGVRIPAWYLLLVAVLGILSRCESLRDLERFARRHHAVLIEALGIELRRPPSDSAFRYFFLQVDVTAVCDAIRDWTIAQIPDDAADLDQLVCDGKTLRGSAEPTAGGGSAFIAQVTLYSAALGVAIAQTCYATGEDHERAVLRRLLGELDLGGVLVQADALHTQKPFFGSSRSREPTSC, from the coding sequence GTGCCCCAGATCGCCTCTGACGCAACTGATCTCGACCTGATCACCTACCTCCGGGCTATTCCTGATGCCCGCATGCGACGGGGCGTTCGCATCCCTGCCTGGTACCTGCTCCTGGTGGCGGTTCTCGGAATCCTGAGCCGGTGCGAGAGCCTCCGGGATCTGGAGCGCTTTGCCCGGCGCCATCACGCTGTTCTCATCGAGGCGCTTGGGATCGAACTGCGGCGCCCACCGTCTGATTCCGCCTTCCGCTACTTCTTCCTGCAGGTGGATGTCACGGCCGTCTGCGATGCCATTCGCGACTGGACGATCGCTCAGATCCCTGATGATGCGGCCGATCTCGATCAGCTGGTGTGTGACGGCAAGACGTTGCGGGGCTCGGCAGAGCCCACCGCTGGCGGTGGCTCGGCGTTCATTGCCCAGGTGACGCTCTACTCCGCGGCCCTGGGCGTGGCCATCGCGCAGACCTGCTACGCCACAGGCGAGGACCACGAGCGGGCTGTCCTCAGGAGGCTGCTTGGAGAGCTCGACCTCGGCGGTGTGCTGGTTCAGGCCGACGCACTCCACACGCAGAAACCGTTTTTCGGCAGCTCCAGGAGCAGGGAGCCGACTTCCTGCTGA
- a CDS encoding DDE-type integrase/transposase/recombinase, translating into MGHRITGDRQKGRSYGVGYDKGHVAVDDATRLAYAEVLADEQKPTVIGFLARAVAWFDEQGIECRRVMSDNGPETVSRQFAVACRTLGLRHIRRADSKFGTAILATAASMG; encoded by the coding sequence GTGGGGCACCGGATCACCGGCGACCGGCAGAAAGGCCGGTCCTATGGGGTCGGCTACGACAAGGGCCACGTCGCGGTGGACGACGCCACACGCCTGGCCTACGCGGAGGTGCTTGCCGACGAGCAGAAGCCCACCGTGATCGGCTTTCTGGCCAGAGCCGTCGCGTGGTTCGACGAACAGGGGATCGAGTGCCGGCGGGTGATGTCGGACAACGGTCCGGAGACCGTCTCCAGGCAGTTCGCCGTGGCCTGTCGGACCCTGGGGCTCAGGCACATCCGCAGGGCTGATTCAAAGTTCGGCACAGCAATCCTTGCCACGGCTGCCAGCATGGGCTGA
- a CDS encoding IS3 family transposase (programmed frameshift) codes for MKRIRHTPEQIIRKLKTAEQLIAQGKTVTEVCRVIEVTQPTYHRWRQQFGGMQAEEAKRLTQLEKENARLKKLLAEAELEKAMLKDLGRGKLLSPERRRRAVLVLQQRYRASERFACRLVGQHRSTQRHGGTVPGAEEAKLRRRLREIAAEHIRWGRRMAHRVLRREGWSVNHKRVQRIWREEGLQRPTPRKQKRARPADGSVRRHQAEYPHQVWAMDFQFDATADGRRLKFLNVIDEHSRLCLAIRVGRRCKARDVVAVLEELTSLYPAPAFIRCDNGPEFIAHALRRWCQGSGTTTSTIEPGSPWQNGFAESFNGRFRDEFLNTELFTTAPEAQILADRWRWEYNSLRPHSALQGRTPLEAVQQGAAA; via the exons ATGAAACGAATCCGTCACACTCCAGAGCAGATCATCCGCAAGCTCAAAACGGCCGAGCAGCTGATCGCCCAGGGCAAGACCGTCACCGAGGTCTGCCGCGTGATCGAGGTGACGCAGCCGACCTACCACCGCTGGCGTCAGCAGTTCGGCGGCATGCAGGCCGAGGAAGCCAAACGCCTGACCCAGCTGGAGAAGGAGAACGCCCGACTCAAGAAGCTCTTGGCGGAAGCGGAGCTGGAGAAGGCGATGCTGAAAGATCTTG GCCGAGGGAAACTTCTGAGCCCGGAACGCAGGCGCAGGGCGGTCCTCGTCCTGCAGCAGCGTTACCGGGCATCTGAGCGGTTCGCCTGCCGGCTGGTGGGTCAGCACCGCAGCACCCAACGCCATGGCGGGACGGTCCCTGGGGCCGAGGAGGCCAAGCTCAGGCGCCGGCTGAGGGAGATCGCCGCTGAGCACATCCGCTGGGGCCGGCGGATGGCCCACCGCGTGCTGCGGCGCGAGGGCTGGAGCGTGAATCACAAGCGGGTGCAACGGATCTGGCGGGAGGAAGGTCTGCAGCGGCCCACTCCCCGAAAGCAGAAACGGGCACGGCCCGCGGACGGGTCGGTGCGCCGCCATCAGGCCGAGTATCCCCATCAGGTGTGGGCGATGGACTTTCAGTTCGATGCCACGGCCGATGGCCGGCGGCTCAAGTTCCTGAACGTGATCGATGAGCACAGCCGCCTCTGCCTGGCCATCCGGGTGGGCAGGCGCTGCAAGGCCAGGGACGTGGTGGCCGTGCTGGAGGAGCTCACCAGCCTCTACCCGGCGCCGGCGTTCATCCGGTGCGACAACGGCCCCGAATTCATCGCCCACGCGCTGCGGCGCTGGTGCCAGGGCAGCGGAACCACCACCTCGACCATCGAACCGGGATCTCCGTGGCAGAACGGCTTTGCCGAGTCGTTCAACGGACGGTTCAGGGATGAATTCCTCAACACTGAGCTATTCACCACAGCCCCAGAGGCTCAGATCCTGGCCGATCGTTGGCGCTGGGAGTACAACTCACTCAGGCCGCATTCGGCTCTCCAGGGGCGTACGCCCCTGGAGGCAGTTCAACAGGGAGCTGCCGCATGA
- a CDS encoding AI-2E family transporter gives MRTNRQVIDLTLQLVTTGGLVAWCVLVISPFLSIIIWAVILAIGLHSSYRWLLQHLGGRSGLAALVILIAGLAVILGPLGFLIINLAGDARALAESVATGSLALPPSPAWLSDVPLIGPALSQTWADSAADFPSFLEQIKPALANLGQSLLGSGANVLASVLQLIVALIVSLALMINAASLRKRLGLVAKRLAPEQADAFIDLATSTLQHVIRGVIGVALVQTLLIGIAFVLAGIPWAGVLIGLCLVLSLVQVGPALVVLPVLIYAWTSLGTLTALLLTLWLIPAGLIDNVLKPIWMAKGLPVPLVVVLLGVLGGTLTYGLTGLFTGPVILSLGYSLLRLWVRDPVHEPGLTPAA, from the coding sequence GTGAGAACGAACCGACAGGTCATCGACCTCACCCTTCAACTGGTCACCACGGGAGGGCTTGTGGCCTGGTGTGTTCTGGTGATCAGCCCCTTCCTGTCCATCATCATCTGGGCCGTGATCCTGGCGATCGGCCTGCATTCGTCCTACCGCTGGCTGCTGCAGCACCTGGGGGGGCGCTCCGGCCTGGCGGCCCTGGTGATCCTGATCGCCGGCCTGGCAGTGATCCTCGGGCCTCTTGGATTCCTGATCATCAACCTGGCCGGCGATGCGCGAGCCCTGGCGGAATCGGTGGCCACGGGCAGCCTGGCCCTTCCCCCCTCTCCGGCCTGGCTGTCGGATGTGCCGTTGATCGGTCCGGCGCTCAGCCAGACGTGGGCTGATTCGGCTGCGGATTTCCCTTCGTTTCTTGAGCAGATCAAACCCGCCCTGGCCAATCTGGGCCAGTCGCTGCTGGGATCGGGCGCCAACGTGCTGGCCTCGGTGCTCCAGCTCATCGTGGCCCTGATTGTGAGCCTGGCTCTCATGATCAACGCGGCTTCCCTGCGCAAACGTCTCGGTCTGGTGGCCAAGCGCCTCGCGCCGGAGCAGGCCGATGCCTTCATCGATCTGGCCACATCGACCCTCCAGCATGTGATTCGCGGCGTGATCGGTGTGGCCCTGGTGCAGACGCTGTTGATCGGCATTGCCTTTGTGCTCGCCGGCATCCCCTGGGCCGGCGTCCTGATCGGCCTCTGCCTGGTGCTGTCACTCGTTCAGGTCGGCCCGGCCCTGGTGGTGCTGCCGGTGCTGATCTATGCCTGGACGTCGCTGGGCACCCTCACCGCCCTGCTGCTCACCCTGTGGCTCATTCCCGCCGGACTGATTGACAATGTGCTCAAGCCGATCTGGATGGCCAAAGGTCTGCCCGTGCCCCTGGTGGTGGTGCTGCTGGGGGTGCTCGGTGGCACCCTCACCTACGGGCTCACCGGCTTGTTCACCGGTCCGGTGATCCTCAGCCTCGGCTACTCCCTGCTTCGGCTCTGGGTGCGGGATCCGGTGCATGAGCCTGGCCTCACGCCGGCCGCCTGA
- a CDS encoding AraC family transcriptional regulator: protein MELGPFTLQHGHVGAANLVMGEPLPSGGLIYLLGQSEGASRFNGQAISGGNAVLFEPGHDFCLSHAHPHDWFTIRTTQPAPAQGSHTLLHEARRVEPLLRTVTSLMATAAEAPGLAASPAGTVGRRILEARLSRLSGPGAASEPSPAPAQGRPPRARQAILEACHDVLGELDHTPVSVNELAQACSVSARTLQTVFNDYFGFGPSRFLQYRQLYRVHRDLVEADPATATVSDILLSHGVWSFSHFSRRYRALFGQTPGHTLRRGGPGI from the coding sequence TTGGAGCTGGGCCCATTCACCCTCCAGCACGGACATGTGGGTGCAGCGAACCTGGTGATGGGCGAGCCGCTGCCCAGCGGTGGACTGATTTACCTCCTCGGGCAGAGCGAGGGGGCGTCGCGCTTCAACGGTCAGGCCATCAGCGGCGGCAATGCGGTGCTGTTTGAGCCGGGGCACGACTTCTGCCTCAGCCATGCGCATCCTCACGACTGGTTCACGATTCGCACCACTCAACCGGCCCCAGCGCAGGGCAGCCACACCCTGCTGCATGAGGCCAGACGGGTGGAGCCGCTGCTGCGGACGGTCACGTCGCTCATGGCCACGGCTGCCGAAGCTCCGGGCCTGGCCGCCAGTCCGGCAGGCACGGTGGGCAGGCGGATCCTGGAAGCCCGGCTCTCGCGGTTGAGCGGCCCCGGCGCAGCCAGCGAGCCTTCTCCCGCTCCCGCTCAGGGCCGCCCGCCGCGGGCGCGCCAAGCGATCCTGGAGGCCTGTCATGACGTCCTGGGCGAGCTCGATCACACACCCGTCTCCGTCAATGAGCTGGCACAGGCCTGCAGCGTCTCAGCGCGCACGCTGCAGACCGTGTTCAACGACTACTTCGGCTTCGGGCCGTCGCGGTTTCTCCAGTACAGACAGCTCTATCGCGTGCATCGCGATCTCGTGGAAGCCGATCCCGCCACCGCCACGGTGAGCGACATCCTGCTGTCCCATGGCGTGTGGAGCTTCAGCCATTTCAGCCGTCGCTACAGGGCGCTCTTCGGCCAGACCCCGGGTCACACGCTCCGCCGCGGCGGCCCTGGGATCTGA
- a CDS encoding aconitase X, translating to MERRALIKSLAAAAAVTAAAVKGGQSKAAKTAADVASPAAPEAASGSAIAAAPTGRRRSPSRGGASDAPAWAPDFKTTDMLGTGPDGAPNGQRATFTGSSMAGATAATAGSKMTLTPQEQAILDGKEGPEKAKLMTILVRFGETFGATKMVDLGGAPHSNLYIGAPYLESLIVMLEECAAAGLKSYAPYTVNPRPYDVYNVQNNPTEMQLIAEGYPLQMRLDAVHSALGAPDLNYRSCACYTKDVGNAPAPGTSVAWCESSAVNYGNSVLGIRTNRYGAGMEMLCAMLGKAPYFGLMTDEGRQAKWLIDVKTTSEPDWGVLGTAIGRKCVEDIPYIAGVAKYFPGGKVTDDNWYKLKYMGSATAAAGAVGCYHVEGVTPEPKEKGRDMLAQGYKTYVFDDKEQQAILDTFENLWDDPNGDPTAVFIGCPHCNYEETVRWARMLLKGMDQAGRQKLALPVYIFAPTVTRTRILLEEPQLASRGLAAGIHVTNMCGVSYSGMKGFSERVRAVTNSAKNRNYSPVRYFPDQKLVSIAVTGKV from the coding sequence ATGGAGCGCCGTGCTCTGATCAAGTCTCTGGCGGCCGCTGCCGCGGTCACGGCGGCGGCGGTGAAGGGAGGTCAGTCGAAAGCCGCGAAGACAGCCGCTGATGTCGCCAGCCCCGCCGCACCGGAGGCGGCATCCGGCTCCGCCATTGCCGCGGCACCGACCGGGCGTCGCCGCTCACCATCCCGCGGCGGCGCATCCGACGCTCCCGCCTGGGCGCCCGATTTCAAGACCACCGACATGCTCGGCACCGGTCCCGACGGCGCTCCGAACGGGCAGCGAGCCACCTTCACCGGCAGTTCCATGGCCGGAGCCACCGCTGCCACCGCCGGTTCCAAGATGACCCTCACTCCCCAGGAGCAGGCGATCCTGGATGGGAAGGAAGGGCCGGAAAAAGCCAAGCTGATGACAATTCTCGTCCGCTTCGGCGAGACCTTCGGTGCCACCAAGATGGTGGACCTTGGCGGGGCTCCCCACAGCAACCTCTACATCGGGGCGCCCTATCTGGAGTCCCTGATCGTGATGCTGGAGGAATGCGCCGCTGCGGGTCTGAAGTCCTACGCCCCCTACACGGTCAATCCCCGCCCCTACGACGTCTACAACGTCCAGAACAACCCCACCGAGATGCAGCTCATCGCAGAGGGCTATCCCCTGCAGATGCGGCTCGATGCGGTCCACTCAGCCCTGGGAGCACCGGATCTCAATTACCGCTCCTGTGCCTGTTACACCAAGGATGTGGGCAACGCTCCGGCACCGGGCACGTCGGTCGCCTGGTGCGAATCATCGGCGGTGAACTACGGCAACTCGGTGCTGGGCATCCGCACCAATCGCTACGGCGCCGGCATGGAGATGCTCTGCGCCATGCTCGGCAAGGCTCCCTACTTCGGCCTGATGACCGATGAGGGCCGTCAGGCCAAGTGGCTGATTGATGTCAAAACCACCAGCGAACCGGATTGGGGCGTTCTCGGCACCGCGATCGGCCGGAAGTGTGTGGAGGACATTCCCTACATCGCCGGCGTCGCCAAGTATTTCCCCGGCGGCAAGGTCACCGACGACAACTGGTACAAGCTCAAGTACATGGGCAGCGCCACAGCGGCTGCCGGTGCCGTGGGCTGCTACCACGTTGAGGGCGTGACGCCTGAGCCGAAGGAGAAAGGGCGCGACATGCTGGCGCAGGGCTACAAGACCTACGTCTTCGACGACAAGGAGCAGCAGGCCATTCTCGACACTTTTGAGAACCTCTGGGACGATCCGAATGGGGATCCCACCGCGGTGTTCATCGGTTGCCCGCACTGCAACTATGAGGAGACCGTCCGCTGGGCCAGGATGCTCCTGAAGGGAATGGACCAGGCCGGCAGGCAGAAGCTGGCCCTACCGGTGTACATCTTCGCGCCAACGGTGACGCGCACCCGCATCCTGCTGGAGGAGCCCCAACTGGCCAGCCGCGGACTGGCGGCCGGCATTCACGTCACCAACATGTGCGGCGTGTCCTATTCCGGCATGAAGGGCTTCTCGGAGCGCGTCCGAGCCGTCACGAATTCAGCCAAGAACAGAAATTACTCGCCCGTTCGCTACTTCCCCGATCAGAAGCTGGTCAGCATTGCCGTGACCGGCAAGGTCTAG
- a CDS encoding aconitase X swivel domain-containing protein — MAKTFKGRPIIPGNLEGTALVSKQPFNTTASYFTNMFAGNTETAPCTDANNPELYQKDLSGTIICTPQTVGSTMGAGAIMGMNLLGVGFKAMLFSDHIDSIAAGGLIMDDVWNDRKVVTIDLLGDEFMNTVKNGDKLVISEDGTVVVG, encoded by the coding sequence ATGGCCAAGACGTTCAAGGGCCGTCCCATCATTCCCGGCAACCTCGAAGGCACGGCACTGGTGTCGAAGCAGCCCTTCAACACCACGGCGTCCTACTTCACCAACATGTTCGCCGGCAACACGGAAACGGCTCCCTGCACCGACGCGAACAATCCCGAGCTCTATCAGAAGGACCTCAGCGGCACCATCATCTGCACACCGCAGACCGTGGGCTCCACCATGGGCGCCGGCGCGATCATGGGCATGAATCTGTTGGGCGTGGGCTTCAAGGCGATGCTGTTCTCCGACCACATCGACTCCATCGCTGCCGGGGGGCTGATCATGGACGACGTCTGGAACGACCGCAAAGTGGTGACCATCGACCTGCTGGGCGACGAGTTCATGAACACCGTCAAGAATGGCGACAAGCTCGTCATCAGTGAAGACGGCACCGTTGTGGTGGGCTGA
- a CDS encoding carbohydrate porin: protein MLAEGEVPEGPDPEEPDTAESQTSEGPPAARTRAVPPIISDPSDPSRLLGEIVQRETERNALIPRSPINDLSEATTRLSNGLYNDTGVRLGLNINHASQDLSVALPNQPTGGSTTDLDFILSWDVVNRGTPTVGKIYAHLEGRWDYGTRGPQNLGFQSLGSAIGTANAFSGYEPTFLLRNLYWQQGSSEAGWFYRIGRITTDAILGTSKYLSPVTTFLSNASTGFFANAYPDTGYGVVAGAWITDRLGVMALASDAYGNRFTDGDLSRMTFYTAGEIAFKQWPLTENAGYSKITIWNNPGGLPINAMTGRSGWGMSVKLEQELTTDGRLIGIGRWSKSLGGSAAIWDEQASAHLVYNNPRLLRILKDDAIGVGFNWLKVNEETRDEYDIEVFYRFPLFQNLDVTLAYQYDIQPANAVTPILKRSIIDDGSAFTLRLRTTF from the coding sequence ATGCTTGCGGAGGGCGAGGTGCCCGAGGGGCCGGATCCCGAGGAGCCGGACACCGCCGAGAGCCAGACCTCAGAAGGTCCTCCTGCTGCGCGCACGCGCGCCGTCCCACCGATCATCAGTGACCCGTCCGACCCTTCGAGGCTGCTCGGCGAGATCGTGCAGCGGGAAACCGAGCGCAATGCTCTGATCCCCAGGAGTCCGATCAACGACCTGAGCGAGGCCACCACCCGGCTCAGCAATGGTCTCTACAACGACACCGGTGTTCGGCTTGGCCTGAACATCAACCACGCCTCCCAGGATCTCTCGGTGGCACTGCCGAATCAGCCCACCGGCGGTTCCACCACCGACCTCGACTTCATCCTCTCCTGGGACGTGGTCAACCGCGGCACGCCGACGGTGGGCAAGATCTACGCCCACCTGGAAGGGCGCTGGGATTACGGCACCCGCGGCCCCCAGAATCTCGGCTTTCAGTCGCTCGGCAGTGCGATCGGTACGGCCAACGCCTTCTCGGGCTACGAGCCCACCTTTCTGCTGCGCAATCTCTACTGGCAGCAGGGCAGCTCCGAGGCCGGCTGGTTCTACCGGATTGGACGGATCACGACCGACGCCATCCTCGGCACCTCGAAGTACCTGAGCCCGGTCACCACCTTCCTCTCCAATGCCTCCACCGGTTTCTTCGCCAACGCCTATCCCGATACCGGCTACGGCGTGGTAGCGGGCGCGTGGATCACGGATCGACTGGGCGTGATGGCTCTGGCGTCCGATGCCTACGGCAACCGCTTCACCGATGGTGATCTCTCCAGGATGACCTTCTACACCGCCGGTGAGATCGCGTTCAAGCAGTGGCCGCTCACGGAGAACGCCGGCTACTCAAAGATCACGATCTGGAACAATCCCGGTGGTCTGCCGATCAATGCCATGACCGGCAGGTCCGGCTGGGGCATGAGCGTGAAGCTCGAGCAGGAGCTCACGACCGATGGTCGTCTGATCGGCATCGGTCGCTGGTCGAAGTCCCTCGGCGGCAGCGCCGCCATCTGGGATGAGCAGGCCAGTGCCCACCTCGTGTACAACAACCCCCGCTTGCTCCGCATTCTCAAGGACGATGCCATCGGTGTGGGCTTCAACTGGCTCAAGGTGAATGAGGAGACGCGCGATGAATACGACATCGAGGTCTTCTACCGCTTCCCCCTGTTCCAGAACCTCGATGTGACGCTCGCCTACCAGTACGACATTCAGCCGGCCAACGCCGTGACACCCATCCTGAAGCGCTCGATCATCGACGATGGTTCCGCTTTCACGTTGCGGCTTCGCACCACGTTCTGA